The following coding sequences are from one Candidatus Nitrosopumilus sp. SW window:
- the rqcH gene encoding ribosome rescue protein RqcH, producing the protein MTLSGIELRYLVDKISKQVEDYYVSNIYGITKDSILFKLHHTEKSDLFMMISTSGVWLTEVKIDQVEPNKLLKRLRSDLLRLKLKKIEQIGAERIAYFIFEGFGKEFVLVGEFFGDGNILLCNNEMKILALQHSIDVRHRKLSVGLEYTQPPQSGLDIFNLSENDFQSIKTTELVAAKWFGRTLGLPKKYVEGIFEIAKVDPKKIGNLLTNEEIMKIFETTKKIVSDIVSENHDPIIVRNEKTEVLPIQLGKIEGEIIKVKSFIEGLDTVFTQNIVERGKSIQTSGSDKKIKELQTQISEQEKAIQTVKDRSKNITNVANSLFEMISKGIISIEDKTAQEILANNNAKLITEKGIPLIVIQDEKIKIDTKASLQSIASTLFNEAKKQSGAISSIENIKDKTLKKLEKLQNKTESEKDSILVSEIRKKNWYERYRWFYTTDGFLVIGGRDAASNSAVVRKHLDKNDKIFHGDIFGSPFFIIKDAQNVPDTSMNEVAHATVCFSRAWREGMYGVSAYWVNPDQVKKSAPSGEFLPKGSFTIEGQRNFIKSGNLKLAVGIIPQEDGYALTCGPPETIKKNSICYAIIEPQGIEMVDAAKKIRIEFSKIHEEITKKISIDEFVRVMPAGKSQVKDVNRGEADIQKFIDTEEDD; encoded by the coding sequence ATGACATTATCAGGAATTGAATTACGATATTTAGTTGATAAAATTTCAAAACAAGTTGAGGACTACTATGTCAGCAATATCTATGGAATAACAAAAGATAGCATACTCTTCAAATTACACCATACTGAGAAAAGTGATCTCTTTATGATGATCTCGACTTCAGGAGTTTGGTTAACTGAAGTAAAAATTGATCAAGTTGAACCAAATAAATTACTCAAAAGATTACGTAGTGATCTTCTTAGATTAAAATTAAAAAAAATAGAACAAATTGGTGCTGAAAGAATTGCATATTTTATCTTTGAAGGGTTTGGAAAAGAATTTGTTTTAGTTGGTGAATTTTTTGGAGATGGAAATATTTTACTTTGTAATAATGAGATGAAGATTCTTGCACTACAGCATTCAATTGATGTAAGACATAGAAAACTAAGTGTAGGATTAGAATATACTCAACCGCCACAAAGCGGATTAGATATTTTCAATTTATCTGAAAATGATTTTCAAAGTATTAAAACAACAGAATTGGTTGCTGCAAAATGGTTTGGACGTACTTTGGGGTTACCAAAAAAATATGTAGAGGGTATTTTTGAAATTGCAAAGGTTGATCCAAAAAAAATTGGAAATCTTTTAACTAATGAAGAAATTATGAAAATTTTTGAGACTACAAAGAAAATTGTTTCAGATATTGTTTCAGAAAATCATGATCCCATAATTGTAAGAAATGAAAAAACAGAAGTTCTTCCAATTCAACTTGGAAAAATCGAAGGAGAAATTATCAAAGTAAAAAGCTTCATAGAAGGACTTGATACTGTTTTTACACAAAACATTGTAGAAAGAGGAAAGTCAATTCAAACTAGTGGTTCAGATAAAAAAATAAAAGAACTTCAAACCCAAATTTCTGAGCAAGAAAAGGCAATTCAGACAGTAAAAGATAGGTCAAAAAACATCACAAATGTTGCAAATTCTCTTTTTGAAATGATTTCAAAAGGAATCATATCAATTGAAGATAAAACTGCGCAAGAAATTTTGGCAAATAACAATGCAAAATTGATTACTGAAAAAGGAATTCCATTAATTGTTATTCAAGATGAAAAAATAAAGATAGACACAAAAGCATCTTTACAGTCAATTGCATCTACATTATTTAATGAAGCAAAGAAACAGTCAGGTGCAATTAGTTCGATTGAAAATATCAAAGATAAAACTTTGAAGAAATTAGAAAAACTACAAAACAAAACAGAATCTGAAAAAGATTCGATCCTAGTTTCTGAGATCAGAAAGAAGAATTGGTATGAAAGATACAGATGGTTCTATACTACTGACGGATTTTTAGTAATTGGGGGCAGAGATGCTGCATCAAACTCTGCTGTTGTAAGAAAGCATTTGGATAAAAATGATAAAATTTTTCATGGTGATATTTTTGGTTCTCCGTTTTTTATCATCAAAGATGCACAAAACGTACCAGATACTAGTATGAACGAAGTTGCACATGCAACAGTTTGTTTTAGTCGTGCATGGAGAGAAGGAATGTACGGTGTTAGTGCGTATTGGGTAAATCCCGATCAAGTTAAAAAATCAGCTCCCAGTGGAGAATTTCTTCCAAAAGGATCATTTACAATTGAAGGACAGAGGAATTTCATTAAAAGTGGGAATCTCAAATTAGCTGTTGGAATAATTCCACAAGAAGATGGTTATGCATTAACTTGTGGTCCTCCTGAAACAATCAAGAAAAATTCTATCTGTTATGCAATAATTGAGCCTCAGGGAATTGAAATGGTAGATGCTGCAAAGAAAATTAGAATAGAATTTTCAAAAATTCATGAAGAAATTACTAAAAAAATCAGTATTGATGAATTTGTTCGTGTGATGCCTGCCGGAAAAAGTCAGGTAAAAGATGTTAACAGAGGAGAAGCAGATATTCAAAAATTCATTGATACTGAAGAGGACGACTAG
- a CDS encoding aconitase X swivel domain-containing protein yields the protein MKILVSGKVEGTVLKSKDAINFLGTVDKKTGIISDKNHELYKKSIKDTILVFPSGVGSSVGAYTIYSIKSNGTAPLAMICQKADLTVATGCALANIPLIILSNEEFSSIKNGMKLSLDTGSSRPLQYQ from the coding sequence ATGAAAATTCTAGTTTCAGGAAAAGTTGAAGGTACAGTTCTAAAATCAAAAGACGCAATTAATTTTTTAGGAACAGTTGATAAAAAAACTGGAATAATTAGTGACAAAAATCATGAACTATATAAAAAATCAATTAAAGACACAATTCTAGTTTTTCCTTCAGGTGTTGGAAGTAGTGTTGGTGCATACACAATTTATTCTATAAAATCAAATGGAACGGCGCCACTTGCAATGATTTGTCAAAAAGCTGATCTTACAGTAGCGACTGGATGTGCACTAGCAAATATTCCTTTGATAATTTTATCTAATGAAGAATTTTCTTCAATAAAAAATGGAATGAAATTATCACTTGATACTGGTTCTAGTCGTCCTCTTCAGTATCAATGA
- a CDS encoding aconitase X catalytic domain-containing protein — MELTREEESALKGEQGEIMQMAYRILVATGEATDAEKLVPIEWAHLSGVNYNTIGDAGEEFLSSISKDARVKVKTTLNPMGFDIDNVSNYGLDENFISKQLSIRNSYETMGVIPSFSCIPYEIFDIPKDGTQVAFAESNAAIHANSYDNLKTNKESAFSALASALTGKSPYSSLRKEDSPNVTIRMKVNNPNELTYGMLGFFAGKVGDISVNVSGLGEMDNRQCKAMCGGMGTSGTCAKFIFGEGDSNSEKIDFDEKAMQNVHDELNTSEKGDIITLGSPQLGLEEISELAGKLKGRIFEKRCMIFTPRTVKEQANKIGYTNELERAGCEILSDCCTCLTPLINKDNVDAVTTNSIKGAFYLKNSNGVGVNLKSLSQIIEDETR; from the coding sequence TTGGAACTAACTAGAGAAGAAGAATCTGCACTAAAGGGCGAACAAGGCGAAATCATGCAGATGGCATACAGAATTCTTGTTGCAACCGGTGAGGCAACAGATGCAGAAAAACTAGTTCCAATTGAATGGGCACATCTTTCAGGAGTAAATTATAACACTATAGGTGATGCAGGTGAAGAATTTCTTTCTAGCATTAGCAAAGATGCTCGAGTTAAGGTAAAGACCACTCTTAATCCAATGGGATTTGACATTGATAATGTATCAAACTATGGCTTAGATGAGAATTTTATCTCAAAACAACTCTCTATTAGAAATTCATATGAAACAATGGGTGTTATTCCATCTTTTTCGTGTATTCCTTACGAAATTTTTGATATCCCAAAAGATGGAACCCAAGTTGCATTTGCAGAGAGTAATGCTGCAATTCATGCAAATTCTTATGATAATTTGAAAACAAACAAGGAAAGTGCATTTAGTGCTTTAGCTAGCGCATTAACTGGAAAAAGCCCTTACTCTTCATTACGAAAAGAAGATTCCCCAAATGTAACAATTAGAATGAAAGTCAATAATCCAAATGAACTAACATATGGGATGTTGGGATTTTTTGCAGGAAAAGTTGGAGATATTTCTGTAAATGTTTCTGGTTTAGGCGAAATGGATAATCGTCAATGTAAGGCAATGTGTGGAGGAATGGGAACTTCTGGAACATGTGCCAAATTTATTTTTGGAGAGGGAGATTCAAACTCTGAAAAAATTGATTTTGATGAAAAAGCAATGCAAAATGTTCATGATGAATTAAACACATCTGAAAAAGGTGACATCATTACTCTTGGTAGTCCTCAATTGGGATTGGAAGAAATTTCAGAACTTGCCGGAAAACTAAAGGGAAGAATATTTGAGAAGAGATGTATGATATTTACCCCTAGAACTGTAAAAGAACAAGCAAACAAAATTGGCTATACAAATGAATTAGAACGAGCAGGATGTGAAATTCTTTCAGATTGTTGTACTTGTCTTACTCCATTGATTAACAAAGATAATGTCGATGCAGTAACCACTAATAGCATCAAGGGTGCATTTTATTTAAAAAACTCTAATGGTGTTGGAGTGAATTTAAAATCATTATCACAAATTATAGAAGATGAGACAAGATGA
- the nth gene encoding endonuclease III yields MEKILSKMMDTMNSVKTPRITALRDLHDAETGPFSILIGTILSARTKDESTTKVVKVLFSKYKNPKQLANAKLKDVEKIIKPIGFYHVKSKRIIEVAKIIDSKYKGKVPEDLDTLVELPGVGRKTANCVLVYAFEKPAIPVDIHVHRISNRLGLVETKNPEETEQELMKKVDKKFWIDINDTFVMYGQNICKPISPMCDVCKIKRSCKFYKSKNVS; encoded by the coding sequence ATGGAAAAAATTCTAAGCAAAATGATGGATACAATGAATTCTGTAAAGACACCACGAATAACTGCACTACGAGATCTTCATGATGCTGAGACAGGTCCATTTAGTATTTTGATTGGAACCATACTTTCTGCTAGAACAAAAGATGAGAGTACAACGAAGGTAGTTAAGGTGTTATTCTCAAAATACAAAAACCCAAAACAACTTGCAAATGCAAAACTAAAAGATGTTGAAAAAATCATCAAACCAATTGGATTCTATCATGTAAAATCCAAAAGAATTATCGAAGTTGCAAAGATAATTGATTCAAAATACAAGGGTAAAGTACCTGAAGATCTGGATACTTTAGTAGAATTGCCAGGAGTGGGAAGAAAAACTGCAAATTGTGTTTTAGTTTATGCATTTGAAAAACCTGCAATTCCAGTTGATATTCACGTTCATAGAATTTCAAATAGATTAGGATTAGTTGAAACAAAGAATCCTGAAGAGACAGAACAAGAATTAATGAAAAAAGTAGACAAGAAATTTTGGATTGACATTAATGATACTTTTGTTATGTATGGACAAAACATTTGCAAACCAATATCTCCAATGTGTGATGTATGCAAGATTAAGAGAAGCTGCAAGTTTTACAAATCTAAGAACGTTTCTTAG
- the sat gene encoding sulfate adenylyltransferase — translation MSENDSIKPHGGVLVNRITNVDPTGLFSITISEDLANDVENIADGIFSPLEGFLGQQDFESVVSRGRLANDLAWTIPIVLDVDEQTGSKMKESGKVLLKNPQGVGVAVLNVEEVYTFDKEKTSQGIYGTTDSSHPGVAKTMSMKDYLVSGKIDYIQRPKDTEIRKYRLTPKQTREAFAQAGWKTICAFQTRNPPHVAHEMLQKTSITTRDGVFVNPIIGKKKSGDFVDEVIVKCYETMIEKYYPENRCRLGTLHTEMKYAGPKEAIHHAIMRQNYGCTHIIIGRDHAGVGKFYEPFAAQEIFSDYPELDIAPVFFPPFFYCRKCLTYTTPKACPHDNDDKEQISGTALREMIQNGQAPSEFILRPEVAQVILNHPKPFVD, via the coding sequence ATGTCAGAAAACGATTCAATCAAACCACATGGTGGAGTACTAGTTAACAGAATTACAAATGTTGATCCTACTGGATTATTCTCAATTACAATTTCAGAAGACTTAGCAAATGATGTAGAGAATATTGCAGATGGAATCTTTAGTCCATTAGAGGGATTCTTAGGCCAACAAGACTTTGAGAGTGTTGTATCAAGAGGAAGACTTGCAAATGATCTGGCATGGACTATTCCTATCGTACTAGATGTCGATGAACAAACAGGTTCTAAAATGAAAGAGTCAGGTAAAGTTCTATTAAAAAATCCACAAGGTGTAGGCGTTGCAGTGTTAAACGTTGAAGAAGTCTATACTTTTGATAAAGAAAAAACATCACAAGGCATCTATGGAACAACTGATTCTTCTCATCCAGGTGTTGCAAAGACAATGTCTATGAAAGATTACCTTGTTTCAGGAAAGATTGACTATATTCAAAGACCTAAAGACACTGAGATTAGAAAATACAGACTAACTCCAAAGCAAACAAGAGAAGCATTTGCACAAGCTGGATGGAAAACCATCTGTGCATTCCAAACAAGAAATCCACCACATGTGGCACATGAGATGTTACAAAAGACATCAATTACTACAAGAGATGGTGTTTTTGTAAATCCAATTATTGGAAAGAAAAAGTCTGGTGACTTTGTTGATGAAGTTATTGTAAAATGTTATGAAACCATGATTGAAAAATACTATCCAGAAAATAGATGTCGTCTTGGAACTTTGCATACTGAGATGAAATACGCTGGACCAAAAGAAGCAATTCATCATGCAATTATGAGACAAAACTATGGTTGTACTCACATAATTATCGGTAGAGATCATGCAGGTGTTGGAAAGTTCTATGAACCATTTGCAGCACAAGAGATATTTTCAGATTATCCTGAATTAGATATTGCTCCAGTATTCTTCCCACCGTTCTTCTATTGTAGAAAATGTCTTACATACACAACTCCAAAAGCATGTCCACATGATAATGATGACAAAGAGCAAATCAGTGGAACTGCATTAAGAGAGATGATTCAAAATGGACAAGCACCATCTGAATTTATTCTAAGACCAGAAGTTGCACAAGTAATCTTGAATCACCCAAAACCTTTTGTTGATTAG
- a CDS encoding phosphoadenylyl-sulfate reductase: MTRFTQEQVDDLNSKIKTAEEALQWVSDNLHPKVAKASSFGAEDAVVMDMMLKINPEFRFFTLDTGRLPQETYDIMDVLRKKYNITIEVLFPDTKEVEDMVKEKGLNLFYESVENRKLCCEIRKVHPMNKMLNTLDGWITGLRREQTKIREDVTMFQIDHGHGDILKINPIIDWTWDQIQEHIKKHDLPYNSLLDKGYPSIGCEPCTRPIKPGEDIRAGRWWWEQGEHKECGLHIERKNED, translated from the coding sequence GTGACTAGATTTACCCAAGAACAAGTAGATGATCTTAATTCAAAGATAAAGACAGCTGAAGAGGCTCTTCAATGGGTATCAGATAATCTTCATCCTAAAGTTGCAAAAGCTTCTAGCTTTGGTGCTGAAGACGCAGTTGTAATGGATATGATGTTAAAAATTAATCCAGAGTTTAGATTTTTTACTTTGGACACTGGCAGATTACCTCAAGAGACATATGACATCATGGATGTGTTGAGGAAAAAATACAATATAACAATTGAAGTGTTATTTCCTGATACTAAAGAAGTTGAAGATATGGTAAAAGAAAAAGGACTAAACTTATTCTATGAAAGCGTTGAAAATAGAAAACTATGTTGTGAAATACGTAAAGTACATCCAATGAATAAAATGTTGAATACTCTTGATGGATGGATTACTGGACTAAGACGAGAACAAACCAAAATCAGAGAAGACGTAACAATGTTTCAGATTGATCATGGACATGGTGACATTCTAAAGATTAATCCAATAATTGATTGGACATGGGATCAAATTCAAGAACATATCAAAAAACATGACTTGCCATACAATAGCCTTCTTGACAAAGGCTATCCTAGTATTGGATGTGAACCTTGTACCAGACCAATAAAACCTGGAGAGGATATTCGAGCAGGAAGATGGTGGTGGGAACAAGGAGAACACAAAGAGTGTGGCCTTCATATAGAGCGTAAAAATGAGGATTAG
- a CDS encoding thiamine biosynthesis protein, which produces MDETSYVIVFPTIFSKNKIPQLISNVKKILKIKNQQFISVKRDGDIILVDANDPVFASSAINMLFGIKEIAIARQIKNNYQDIVSEITSIGGNLLLKGEKFLVKVEGISKGFLVKDVEIAATSSIIEKKSKLGAHPGTEQGYDKLLYTYLTKNNAYICIFSDKGKGGIPYQSQNEKTICAVYDELSAVSCYETIKQGYDTKVIVCYRQKSELMNLAKILNQIIPRLVQEKIELEFFHLKINPNGIKNYLTYVNSILEIMLQFPNKRVSLAISPQIFSSDFIDNSLKLVFSKNKIPLTPLSGVDTSLFDEAKEIGLERNINKLEKIVTGSSKEIPVFARKEVENALKTKKAISIQVGPNNVHDILDSLEENH; this is translated from the coding sequence ATGGATGAGACATCATATGTTATAGTTTTTCCAACTATATTTTCAAAAAATAAGATACCACAATTAATTTCAAATGTTAAAAAAATACTCAAGATAAAAAATCAACAATTCATATCTGTAAAACGTGATGGAGATATCATCTTAGTAGATGCTAATGATCCAGTTTTTGCATCATCTGCAATCAATATGCTATTTGGAATAAAAGAAATTGCAATTGCAAGACAAATAAAAAATAATTATCAAGATATTGTTTCTGAAATTACCTCGATAGGAGGTAATTTACTATTAAAAGGTGAAAAATTTCTAGTCAAAGTTGAAGGGATCTCAAAAGGATTTCTTGTAAAAGATGTAGAGATTGCAGCAACTTCAAGTATTATTGAAAAAAAATCAAAGTTAGGTGCTCATCCAGGAACAGAGCAAGGATATGACAAATTATTGTATACGTATTTGACAAAGAATAATGCATACATCTGTATTTTTTCGGATAAAGGAAAAGGAGGAATACCATATCAATCACAAAATGAAAAAACAATTTGTGCAGTATATGATGAATTATCAGCAGTTTCTTGTTATGAAACCATAAAGCAAGGATATGATACAAAGGTAATAGTTTGTTATAGACAAAAATCAGAACTGATGAATCTAGCTAAAATACTAAATCAGATAATTCCAAGATTAGTTCAAGAGAAAATAGAGTTAGAATTCTTTCATCTAAAAATAAACCCAAATGGAATTAAAAATTATTTGACATATGTAAATTCAATTTTGGAGATAATGTTGCAATTCCCAAATAAGCGAGTCTCATTGGCTATATCACCACAGATATTTTCATCAGATTTTATAGATAATTCTCTAAAACTAGTATTTTCCAAAAATAAAATTCCACTTACTCCATTATCGGGTGTAGATACAAGTTTGTTTGATGAAGCAAAAGAGATTGGATTAGAGAGAAACATCAACAAGTTAGAAAAAATTGTGACTGGTAGTTCAAAAGAAATACCTGTTTTTGCAAGAAAAGAGGTAGAAAATGCGCTAAAAACAAAAAAAGCCATTTCCATTCAAGTAGGACCAAATAATGTACATGACATTTTAGATTCATTAGAAGAGAATCATTGA
- a CDS encoding glycosyltransferase yields the protein MLKIGEFIYPWGSGHYSRMMRLNEVLGDHIKEEFEIHFSSKDHVYEKLLKKFPNEKEKIHEILMPTPIDGKFGPSVSMSLMNLLLPISKNPPLVRQIANYLREERKLYNKEKFDLVINDGDMGSNILAKNRNIPSLFITNQFRPRLYNSRSYLYPSLIFVAKQIQKASKILVADSPPPYTMCEYNLNFIKEAEDKVTYVGHFTNSKKIKKVESSALEKLVENNEFGYWMRTGNKSTNDGTGQRYEEVFQQDEMKNEKRIISHARNDPKIDSVIGKDGKRYSITDALDKKIDWIQIDIGFLSEQEKDTVLDSCKYAVVNGSHTVMGEIMGGKSKPIIGIPIYDEHTNNIKWAEEKNLGILATKTKQVIEGIVKIKENYENFEENLDEFSKNFVPNGAENSAKIAAQTLEEKR from the coding sequence GTGCTCAAAATAGGTGAATTCATCTACCCATGGGGAAGTGGTCATTATTCTAGAATGATGAGGCTAAACGAAGTTCTCGGTGACCATATAAAAGAAGAATTTGAGATTCATTTTTCAAGCAAAGATCATGTATATGAAAAATTATTGAAGAAATTTCCAAATGAAAAAGAAAAGATTCATGAAATTTTGATGCCAACTCCAATTGATGGAAAGTTTGGTCCAAGTGTTTCAATGTCATTAATGAATTTGTTATTGCCAATTTCAAAAAATCCACCTTTAGTTAGACAAATTGCAAATTATCTCAGAGAAGAAAGAAAGCTCTACAACAAGGAAAAATTTGATTTGGTAATCAATGATGGGGATATGGGATCAAATATTTTAGCGAAAAATAGAAACATACCAAGTTTATTTATAACAAATCAGTTTAGACCAAGATTGTACAATTCTAGATCATATCTATACCCATCATTGATATTTGTTGCAAAACAAATTCAAAAAGCATCAAAGATTCTTGTTGCAGATTCTCCACCACCTTATACAATGTGTGAATATAATCTAAATTTCATAAAAGAAGCTGAAGATAAAGTAACGTATGTTGGTCACTTTACAAATAGTAAAAAAATTAAGAAAGTAGAAAGTTCCGCTCTTGAAAAATTGGTTGAAAATAATGAATTTGGTTACTGGATGAGAACTGGAAATAAATCAACAAATGATGGAACTGGTCAGAGATATGAAGAAGTTTTTCAACAAGATGAAATGAAAAATGAAAAGAGGATTATTTCTCATGCAAGAAATGATCCAAAAATTGATTCAGTCATAGGAAAAGATGGAAAAAGATATTCCATTACTGATGCATTAGATAAAAAAATAGATTGGATTCAAATTGATATCGGATTTCTTTCAGAACAAGAAAAAGATACAGTATTGGATTCATGCAAGTATGCTGTAGTAAATGGTTCACATACCGTAATGGGAGAAATTATGGGTGGAAAATCAAAACCAATTATTGGAATTCCCATCTATGATGAGCACACAAACAACATCAAATGGGCCGAAGAGAAGAATTTGGGAATACTAGCCACAAAAACAAAACAGGTAATTGAAGGAATAGTGAAAATTAAAGAGAATTACGAGAATTTTGAAGAGAATTTAGATGAATTTTCAAAGAATTTTGTCCCAAATGGGGCTGAAAATTCAGCAAAAATTGCTGCTCAAACCTTAGAAGAAAAGAGATAA
- a CDS encoding SDR family oxidoreductase, which produces MDFKNKTILITGASSGIGKQSAIEFAKLGANIILVARRKEKLEELENELLKFNVSTLVCKCDVSDKEQVKEMSKIVLEKFHSIDVLVNNAGFAIYGSVKDLSIDEIESQMETNYFGMMYCIKNFLPSMLEKKSGHIVNVASVAASFGLPGIASYCASKSAMLGFSEGLKHELNGTGVGITVVSPIMVRTDFFDHPSFVKIPKYSPTSLSSKTVAKAILKAANSSRLEIIVPSVVRSAVWLKHTFPYFINPIIGKSFKKQLDSVQKS; this is translated from the coding sequence GTGGATTTCAAAAATAAAACAATTTTGATTACTGGGGCTTCATCTGGAATTGGAAAACAAAGTGCAATAGAATTTGCAAAACTTGGTGCCAACATAATTTTAGTTGCAAGAAGAAAAGAAAAACTCGAGGAACTTGAGAATGAATTACTAAAATTCAACGTGTCGACACTTGTTTGTAAATGTGATGTATCTGACAAAGAACAAGTAAAAGAAATGTCAAAAATCGTTTTAGAAAAATTTCATTCTATTGATGTACTGGTAAATAATGCAGGTTTTGCAATATATGGTTCTGTTAAAGACTTGTCCATTGATGAAATAGAATCTCAAATGGAGACAAATTATTTTGGAATGATGTATTGCATTAAAAATTTTCTCCCATCAATGTTGGAGAAAAAATCAGGTCATATAGTCAACGTAGCTTCTGTTGCTGCTAGCTTTGGCCTTCCAGGAATTGCATCTTACTGTGCATCAAAGTCTGCTATGCTTGGATTCTCAGAGGGCCTTAAACATGAACTAAATGGCACTGGAGTTGGAATCACAGTTGTTAGTCCTATAATGGTCAGGACAGACTTTTTTGATCACCCTTCTTTTGTAAAAATACCAAAATATTCTCCAACATCGCTTAGTTCCAAAACTGTTGCAAAAGCAATTCTAAAAGCTGCAAATTCTTCTAGACTAGAAATTATTGTTCCTTCTGTAGTTAGAAGTGCTGTTTGGCTAAAACATACATTTCCTTATTTCATAAATCCTATAATTGGAAAGTCTTTCAAAAAACAATTAGATTCTGTACAGAAATCCTGA